The Branchiostoma lanceolatum isolate klBraLanc5 chromosome 17, klBraLanc5.hap2, whole genome shotgun sequence genome contains the following window.
ATTTCAAAATCTATAGTCGACTGGTACAGATGACTTGAAAAAACTTTGCTGACCAACTCCCAATCACAGACTCAAGACTAACtctcaaccatggtctggagagggTCGGGAGGCATTGGTCAGTTTAAGGGGGCatcccctagtttattttgggtgtgCACCATTAAGATGGCTAGACATTGTAGAAACTGTATTGTACCTGATGGTCCCAGTCTGGAAGTAGGAGGTAGCGAACCCAGAGGCATCAAACACAGCCAGCTGTGCCGCCTTGTCTGCAGCATCCTGGAACAGACAAGGggatgcgccaaaaataattactcaagcaactggataagattttgaagcagtcagacgtttcagacagtatccactgtccctcgtcagtgactaacgataggacttagaacaccaggttttataccaaaattctgaatagatatgttaatgaggttaagacaatttaggatgtcttgaagaagtctttaaaagaagattaattcaagaaaaagttttatgccaatggttcaattagctactgttgttttagtacagtaaaacagtaactaaatgttgtttgtccgggggtggggggtggtgggtagTGCATtttcccaggtgcctgaaagttcaacgcgtagaccccctttcctatTGAGGGAAGGGACAAGGGGATGATTCCAAACTCAGATACCAATAGATACAACACTTTGCAAATTGACGAGTGGAATTATTCAGAACATTATCACATAGAATAATTGCATGCCACACCAATtgcaaaacatcattttgttgTGGCTCAATCTACAATTTAGGGCTCATGGCAACTTGCTTAGTGACAATTTGCTTTCGATTGCTGTCCAAGCATAATAATGTCCCTTTTTACATTCAATGACATTAGATGAACTATTATGCATAAGACCAAGTCTGTGTGACAAAGATAAGAAAGTCTTACACACCTCCTGTATGATGTATGTGTATTGTTTCTTCTCCACTGAACTGATGGTGACGGCCAGACTACCTGATGGGTAACTTTGTAAGAGTTAAGGGCAGACCTTAGTTTCTGTAAATGCTATATCTGTGCTACTAATTGCCACAATGGAAAATTGATTGAgtacagaaaaaatgttgtaaaaGTATCAAAAGTGAAAAAGCCAGAGAGCCTTACAGGTAGCTTTGCAAGCATTAAGGGCAgattctattttgttccctttagCTATGTCTTATCTGTTGTAATGCATATATTAGATGGTTGACTAAGGGAAAAACAGTGTAAAACCTTGTCATCAAAAgtaaacataaagaaaacactAGAAAGGATACTAGACGTTCCCGGTGCCGTCTGGGAAGAGCATGAAGAACACAGTCCCGTCATCGTAGTATCTCACGATCAGACCAAGCTCATTTTTCTGTAAGGAAACAGCAATTATCAGTCTCCGTTAAGCTGATTCTTGTACAGAAACAATGTCAGCAAAATTAATCTCAAAGAAACAGGGTAATGATACTGTAAGTTACAGTAGTTGAGTTTTAGAATAGTTTCAAAATAAATACTTTttaatttgccaatttttgtacatatatatttttaCTATAAGAGTATTGTGTGACAGCTAAAAGCAAACTATAGttaatatttttcttacagAAACAAATCTGTATTTGCCAATTTTGAAGTATAGACCTGGCATATAATGCCATGTAGTATCTAAGAACATGCTTTTGGTGACTTAGATGATTTACTTTATTCTTAGtagtacaaacatgtattacACTTTCAGCTATTGAAAAAGCATGGCACCTCGTCTTAAGCATTATGCGTGGAGTTTGACAGAAGAAAATGAAAGAAGTTTTGGATAATGTACCTTGTGAGCCAGCATGTTGTCGATTGGTCCAGGACAGAAGATCTCCTCCAGAGGCGGGAGTTCCTCCATGGGGGAGGAGGGGCGGATGGTCCAGCCCTCGTCCATGCACTTCTGCGACGACAGCTGGTAGTTTATCGTCTTCATCTGACGCGCAACTGGGGGACGGGGAAGACAAGCCAAGAGTCAGGAAAGGAAAGGACAGTGATCTCGaaacagtttagctcaaatgaactcaatgaacagatgagcttatattccactggtcgtgacaggaagacaaatgctatatacagtatttacaggttcattgtaccggggaaattcccctagctcttttcgacaagcacaatgaacagtggaccacggcttaacgtctcgtcctaaggactgcgaccctttccggtagcgtggatgtcgggtgagcgacacagccgggatcggacccggggcttctagttccagaggcaagatcgcaaactactggactacgcacgctactgtTTTGATATCATGCAGGAAAATGTATTTCACATAACTAAGGATGGATCTGGTACTATATCCCCAAGTGGTTCCATCTGTTTTATCTCTGAATGACTCACTTATTTAGTCATATGTACTTCTAAATGTCTGCTTAAAAGGTAACACAAGTTTCATAAAAAAGGCAGGTTTGGGTGCATATGTTGGAGTCTTTTTTTCAGGTTAACCCAGAGGCTTTATTTGTCTGTTGTTCTTCAAATTTGGCCAACTTAATTGTGCAGACTgtgctttttaaattttcttcCATGCTACTCAATTCTGAAATGCTATTAGGCTGCATGTTTGTATACTTACAGGCAAAGAAGTTTGCCTGATTCATCCCAGCCAGGTTCTTCTGtctctctgcctctctctcCTTCATCCTGGGAGAAGAGATCACAATCATGCAACTTTAAAATCAATTCCAACATCTCAAAATATAATCTCAAAATTTCACTGGATTAGGAGCAAAGCATTGAGAAATCTAAGGGGGTCTCTGGAAAGCGTTTTAGACATTAGTCAAGCTCCCTTATAAAAGGAACCAACTAAACAATGTGATTTGATTAAACTGAAGAAACTAAAAACAAAATCCTACCGTAGCGCTGCTCTCTCCTTGGCCGCTCTCCTTGCTTGTTTACTGCCGAACGGCGCGTGAGGCTTGATGTCGATTTTTGCGGGGACGGTGTCCTCGGACTTAGACTTTTCCTCGTACATGAAGAGCAGAAACTGGTGGTAGTCTTCACAGCAGTACAACTGGGAgggggaagaaaaacatgttaacTAATCATGAACAAAAAGTAAAGATTCAAACTTcgcaacctcttggtccagaggtagGTTAGCTacctaaactggtttgagatattgtttttttttgaaaggtggaaacaaaggaacaatgttGATAAACTTAACCGTCAAACCTGAAGCAGCCAACCACCAGTCCTACAGTAATAGACCATAGTAAAACAGTCCTGTCTAACATACAGGTACTAATTTACAAATCCTCTTGTTTGTCTGAAGCATTGTTACCACCTCCAGTTACTAACAATTTTTCTTCAGTCGTTGTTGAGACCAACTATGACATTGTCACAGACTGTATTCAAAAGAATGAGATCCACCTTCCTTTAATCAAGTTGtaccaagaaaaaacaaaccttgATCAGGTTTTGAACACTGTGAACAATCCAAGtaaacctaccaacacaccagtCAACAGATGCTGGTAAAAATATAACCTCTTTGGTGGGGGTAAAACTCTGCACCCCACTGGAGCTATTTTTGAATGGAATGCTGAGTGTGATCAAGTACTGCATCAGTGCTCAAGCCTCTCAAACTAAGACTTTGGAGAGCACTTTGTAGTTGGGTAAGTAGGGCTTAGGTATGACAAGTTGTTGCATGTAATATAAGAAGGCTCTACAGTTAtaatgcctgtgaagctggtgtggtaGAGTATGCTGCTTCAGACCAAAACAAGTCTGTTGATAATAGAACGTTTTCCCTGTATCTTGCAAATTTTAAACCGCTGCTTTGTTTTAGCATGATCTTGTCTTTTCCTAAAGCTTAAAGCTTGGTGTAAAAAGTTGTCCAAAACCTTAAAACTTTGCGTAAAAAGTTGTACAAAACCTTAAATCTTTGACACCAAAATTTCAGGGTGTGCAGCATTCTTTAGGGCAAATGAACATTGCACAGCACAAAATGCTTTATCCATGTACTGTAACTTTAAACACAGTCTGACACAACATAGCTAAGTCAAAGGTATCTGGAAGTCCGTAGCAATACTCAAATGCAATAAACACATACCTGTGAGGAATCGCCCGTCTCTAGTTGTTCCTTAGAGGGGATAGGTTTGATCTTCTTGTGGCAGTATTCACACACCCCCTGGAACAGCCCCCCCTCACCAGTACCCCCCTCATCGTCACTGGTACTCGTCTTCAGCTCCTGCAGTTGCTAAGGGAAACGACAGGAGGGGGGGTGTAAGAGGTGGGGAGCATGCATTATTGCACCGGGGGAAGGACCACGATAGATAGAACATGTACAAGGTTTGCACATGACATATAAGAGGTGGGGATCATGCATTGTTGGGCCGGGGTAGGGATGATGATAAACAGAGCAtgacatattgtacatgttAAGGTTTTGGGGGGAATTGAGCATACATTATTGGGAAGGGGCCACATTAACAGAAGGAGCAATTTTGTTTATAGGGTTTGTCAGGTGTGAATTggaaaaaacacagcaaacgTCAGTGATAAGCAAAATAATAATTCATCTTCAGAACCTGATTTCATATCAGTGATGACTCTGTAGCTCTCTGATCAATTTGCGAACAAAATAAAATTCTCCTGTGATCCGTTGCAAATGAACAGAATTTCAAGTTGAGAGATCTCCTTTGAATGTGCCATCATTGTTTTAACTCGATACCTTATCATCATACAAAAACTGCATATTTTGTATGTCCAATTCTCCAAACGGAGCTCGACACTTCGTATACTAACATTTAAGAGAGTAAAGggtaaatcaaatcaaacttaacAAGAAAATCCGAAAACATTTGAACTGACAAAAGAAACTGATTTCGCATTGTGGAAATGTTGCAATTTTGCATACAATCCCGAAGCGAGAGAACGTTACCTCGAAGTTGATATCGGGTTTCTTCGTTTCCCGTTGGTACTCCAGGATGGCGGGCGGGCCGATGCTGGGAAGCATGGCCTCCTGGGATACCATGTCGCTCTGCATGGGGTAGCCAAACTCATTCTCATCCTGGAACAGAGATGGGCACAGAAATTAGTCATCTTTATTTAGATCAGAACTCAACAACTTGACAATGGAATCAGGGTGCTAAAcaatttcttctgtatctgcatgaaTCTGAATCTGTATAGTTGGTATAACTgtccttcggcataacacaccagcttcgcaggcatgcagcgtggcagcagctggttaaagTACTCTGAACATgctgtcacacctagcctttgcacatctacctgttaagcattgtttaaagctatctaatgaggatgctcctaaggtacttggtggcaacaagttccactctatgataaTTCAGGGGAAAAACAAATTCTGACCACCTTCATCCTGGGTATCTGCTAACTTTTCAAATTGGTACTAATGTTAGACATCACTATATATACTTTCTATTGTGTACTAGGAAAATATtcacagacctacatgtatcaaactgaCGAAACTATTACTCCCACAGTAATCTAGGCCACTGGTTAACACCTTAAGTGACTTAACTACAACAAAAGATGTTAGCCGGCCCCTCTAACTGTGTTTACTGTAAACAATAACCAAGCCAAGCTACTCTATAGAATTATGTAATTAATCTTCCACGCTAGTTAAACAGCCCTAAATGGCCCTTACAACTTTACAGTATCAAGTCATGTTAGACTGAGGTTTCTAGTCAAACTGGATACAGCAACTGATCAGGGATGGAAAGGTAACCACGCTCACAGGGCAAGGGTCAAGGATTCAaagactttttttcatttaaacTTTAAATCCTGTGGTTGTCAATGATCAGCTTCATGCTAAAATCTAAACTTTAATTTGGAATTTTAAGGTCTCAAAGAAACTTTTCACATACTGGGAATTAGTACTAATAGTAATAGTCTAATACTACAACAGTCACTGTCTAGAaagttgtagttttctttttcaatgagGCTGAAGCAATTATGTTGGGTATAAACAAATCCTATTGTGATGGCTGAATGGCTTCAGAAAAACAATCCTTTTAACAACAAATAACAGTTGTAGTGGTTTGAAATTCATGTATGCTGTCACCATAGTGAGATGCaatgttgtttctttttgtagTTCTTTATGGAGTTCTAACTCTGatagacattaaaaaaatctcaGAACCTAAAGTGTCACTTAGTGTGCTAAGTATGTTAGACATGTGTTCGAATATGTTGGGGTTttattttttctctgttttatttgtttgacaGAAAACAATGCAGTTAATCATATTAATGTGTGTTCCGGAAGGTCCCAGAACTCACCTCTGAGCTTGAGCTGAGATCCAGCATGGGGATCTCGTGATCCAGCTCCTGGGATTTCAGCTCGGGGATGGATCCCGGGGCGGACTTCTCGGCGAGTTCATCCTCCTCCGACTCAGATATACTGCTGGTCCTGGACCGGTGGCTGGACTGGCTCAGGGAAGACGTGCGACGCTTCTTACCCTGACGCTTCTTCAGTTTAGGTGGACCTGAAGTTAtagttattttgcaaaattgattCACAGCACAGTTTAAAAATTTTCTCTATTTCAAACTTAATGTATTTGGCATTTAGGTGAACTTGAAGTTACAATGGtttgaaaaattgattttcgcatttcaaatattgaaaattTCGAGCTCTGATCTTTGAAAAGGCCACACACAAGGCAAAACTAGTTGATAtaggctcgaataaagttctaaatgggaaTATGCGgttacagcgtcttttctgaagatatgacatgagtgtgtacggttggctggaggttgtccactactattggCCAAGTTTGGCAAATTACCTTAACTTCAAAGATGgatcaagaaacaaaaatttGTGTTGATCACTTCCAGATGACTTACCTGGGGGCTCCATTTCACGTTTCTTTTCTTCTATTTCACTCAACAAAGTTGCACCTAAGAAAACAGAGGTGAAGCACATGTGTTCAAAGTCAGGTTCTTTAAACAGTTGCTTAAGTTTCTATAGAGAAACGGTATTCATAAAGACACTGAAGTATTTTGTATTCTACTTTAAGCCTTAGTGTAATCGTGGTATCTAACATgaagttccttttttttgtacttCTTAATTATTTTAACTAATTCATTATCTCTGTATTTTGCCtatggtcaccaaaacattgATTGAACAAATCTCTTGGTAtgtataattctttttttattgataaTTCAGTGATTTGCAAACCTAaatacctgatgaaactattcacaggtCTGTATTTTGCATATTGCATGTGTACTAGGTGGTACCTAATATACTTCTAGAATTCTTACTTTGAATCTCGGACGGTTCCTTGCTGGCCCGTCCGACTGACCGCATGTCCTCCAGCCAGCTCCACTCGGTCTGGGTGGCCTCGGTGACCACCTGGACATCTGATCGGTCCACAGCGGACTGGTGGACAAGCGACTTCTGGGGTTTGGCCGCAACACTAAGGACAGAAAAGGCAAAATCATTAACATCACAAGGGACAGATTATGTATCAGGTGTAGCAATGACAACACAAGGTAACAGAAGACTACATTGACAGGTGGACCAGCGACTTCTGGGGTTTGGCTGTGACACTAAGGATATACAAAGGTATAAATGTTAACATTGCAGTAATATTAGGACAAGCAATTCATAACATTAGAAAAGAGTAGTGAATGCTTTAAA
Protein-coding sequences here:
- the LOC136422873 gene encoding glutamate-rich protein 6-like isoform X2, with protein sequence MSDTYEDTTTQELGISDGEDADGEFDAPTEERAHSQLTVENVQELERQLRRESEERSSRASRRTPVLTPIHVNGRQTPSAKSLQGGKESPKPLPPIGVGSSSQVASDVENKSIEKEESTVIGTEISEKTATTSKSASAPRILSFRRESDLSQDAASSSHVAAKPQKSLVHQSAVDRSDVQVVTEATQTEWSWLEDMRSVGRASKEPSEIQSATLLSEIEEKKREMEPPGPPKLKKRQGKKRRTSSLSQSSHRSRTSSISESEEDELAEKSAPGSIPELKSQELDHEIPMLDLSSSSEDENEFGYPMQSDMVSQEAMLPSIGPPAILEYQRETKKPDINFEQLQELKTSTSDDEGGTGEGGLFQGVCEYCHKKIKPIPSKEQLETGDSSQLYCCEDYHQFLLFMYEEKSKSEDTVPAKIDIKPHAPFGSKQARRAAKERAALRMKEREAERQKNLAGMNQANFFAFARQMKTINYQLSSQKCMDEGWTIRPSSPMEELPPLEEIFCPGPIDNMLAHKKNELGLIVRYYDDGTVFFMLFPDGTGNVYYPSGSLAVTISSVEKKQYTYIIQEDAADKAAQLAVFDASGFATSYFQTGTIRMHLTPMEGSLFDVYGEKRRAWHWKDQVTHVHAPPFQPICFTLNRHMSVRVMSQDRIYLTFTAQSKSIKLNVGTRLKFLTTEFPEKEEDLEELYLVQSKTHVETLFDKIQNVLKFPKCTRLDKLSPPPHLSSRLNRLSKSQQRPISRQRASRATSTSASPMVFVN
- the LOC136422873 gene encoding glutamate-rich protein 6-like isoform X3, producing MSDTYEDTTTQELGISDGEDADGEFDAPTEERAHSQLTVENVQELERQLRRESEERSSRASRRTPVLTPIHVNGRQTPSAKSLQGGKESPKPLPPIGVGSSSQVASDVENKSIEKEESTVIGTEISEKTATTSKSASAPRILSFRRESDLSQDAASSSQSVAAKPQKSLVHQSAVDRSDVQVVTEATQTEWSWLEDMRSVGRASKEPSEIQSATLLSEIEEKKREMEPPGPPKLKKRQGKKRRTSSLSQSSHRSRTSSISESEEDELAEKSAPGSIPELKSQELDHEIPMLDLSSSSEDENEFGYPMQSDMVSQEAMLPSIGPPAILEYQRETKKPDINFEELKTSTSDDEGGTGEGGLFQGVCEYCHKKIKPIPSKEQLETGDSSQLYCCEDYHQFLLFMYEEKSKSEDTVPAKIDIKPHAPFGSKQARRAAKERAALRMKEREAERQKNLAGMNQANFFAFARQMKTINYQLSSQKCMDEGWTIRPSSPMEELPPLEEIFCPGPIDNMLAHKKNELGLIVRYYDDGTVFFMLFPDGTGNVYYPSGSLAVTISSVEKKQYTYIIQEDAADKAAQLAVFDASGFATSYFQTGTIRMHLTPMEGSLFDVYGEKRRAWHWKDQVTHVHAPPFQPICFTLNRHMSVRVMSQDRIYLTFTAQSKSIKLNVGTRLKFLTTEFPEKEEDLEELYLVQSKTHVETLFDKIQNVLKFPKCTRLDKLSPPPHLSSRLNRLSKSQQRPISRQRASRATSTSASPMVFVN
- the LOC136422873 gene encoding glutamate-rich protein 6-like isoform X1, whose translation is MSDTYEDTTTQELGISDGEDADGEFDAPTEERAHSQLTVENVQELERQLRRESEERSSRASRRTPVLTPIHVNGRQTPSAKSLQGGKESPKPLPPIGVGSSSQVASDVENKSIEKEESTVIGTEISEKTATTSKSASAPRILSFRRESDLSQDAASSSQSVAAKPQKSLVHQSAVDRSDVQVVTEATQTEWSWLEDMRSVGRASKEPSEIQSATLLSEIEEKKREMEPPGPPKLKKRQGKKRRTSSLSQSSHRSRTSSISESEEDELAEKSAPGSIPELKSQELDHEIPMLDLSSSSEDENEFGYPMQSDMVSQEAMLPSIGPPAILEYQRETKKPDINFEQLQELKTSTSDDEGGTGEGGLFQGVCEYCHKKIKPIPSKEQLETGDSSQLYCCEDYHQFLLFMYEEKSKSEDTVPAKIDIKPHAPFGSKQARRAAKERAALRMKEREAERQKNLAGMNQANFFAFARQMKTINYQLSSQKCMDEGWTIRPSSPMEELPPLEEIFCPGPIDNMLAHKKNELGLIVRYYDDGTVFFMLFPDGTGNVYYPSGSLAVTISSVEKKQYTYIIQEDAADKAAQLAVFDASGFATSYFQTGTIRMHLTPMEGSLFDVYGEKRRAWHWKDQVTHVHAPPFQPICFTLNRHMSVRVMSQDRIYLTFTAQSKSIKLNVGTRLKFLTTEFPEKEEDLEELYLVQSKTHVETLFDKIQNVLKFPKCTRLDKLSPPPHLSSRLNRLSKSQQRPISRQRASRATSTSASPMVFVN